One Paramisgurnus dabryanus chromosome 9, PD_genome_1.1, whole genome shotgun sequence DNA segment encodes these proteins:
- the LOC135741698 gene encoding uncharacterized protein — MFVKEEPEDTSYPEPCGIKTEDTDAQEEVKEESQELKEEETPQYQKPHTFKHEEASFSRTQTDRNSSHNIIGANNYLMCPQCGKFYKYKALLDIHMRLHTGEKPFTCQNCGKSFTRKESLKAHMRVHTGEKPFTCHQCGKSFTRKDSLNTHTRVHNGEKPFACHHCGKSFPCKKRLNFHINGHEKTEKKAFICQECGKSFTRKSNLNTHMRVHTGETPFTCHQCGKGFTYKETFNTHMANHTGEKPFTCHQCGRSYAIKKSLNLHIRVHSTVKRFICSLCGKDFKIKETLNRHIRIHTGEKPYMCTQCGKSFTRKDTFNKHLRFHTGEETFKCQYCRRSYSCKQSLHLHMRSHATVHPFTCPQCGKGFKTQETLNRHIKIHTREKPFTCRQCLHISYPCKLYLTRHVRFHTPPFTCHRCGRSFTVKRCFVCHMRGHSEEKPFTCLQCGKSFTNKDVFNMHIRIHNRDKAFTWHQGGKSFMCKTTFKTHISINSKVF; from the exons ATGTTTGTTAAAGAGGAGCCTGAAGACACGAGTTATCCAGAACCATGCGGAATCAAAACAGAAGATACAGATGCACAAGAAG aagtGAAGGAGGAAAGTCAAGAACTGAAGGAAGAGGAGACGCCTCAGTATCAGAAACCTCATACTTTCAAACATGAAGAAGCATCTTTTAGCCGCACACAGACTGACAGGAATTCATCACACAATATTATAGGAGCTAATAATTACTTAATGTGCCCGCAGTGTGGAAAGTTTTACAAATATAAAGCACTTCTTGATATTCACATGagacttcacactggagaaaagcctTTCACGTGCCAAAACTGCGGGAAGAGTTTCACGCGTAAAGAATCCTTAAAAGCACACatgagagttcatactggagaaaaGCCGTTCACGTGCCATCagtgtgggaagagttttacaCGTAAAGATTCCTTAAACACGCACACAAGAGTTCACAACGGAGAAAAGCCATTCGCATGCCAtcactgtggaaagagtttccCGTGTAAAAAAAGACTCAATTTCCACATTAACGGTCACGAGAAAACTGAAAAGAAGGCTTTTATATGCCAAGAGTGTGGGAAGAGCTTCACACGTAAATCCAACTTGAATACGCAcatgagagttcacactggagagacgCCGTTCACGTGTCATCAATGCGGAAAGGGTTTCACGTATAAAGAAACTTTTAATACACACATGGCAAATCACACCGGAGAAAAGCCGTTCACGTGTCATCAATGTGGGAGAAGTTACGCCATTAAAAAAAGCCTAAATTTGCACATAAGAGTTCATTCGACAGTCAAACGTTTCATCTGCTCTCTGTGTGGAAAAGATTTCAAAATCAAAGAAACCTTAAATCGTCACATACGGATTCACACAGGAGAAAAGCCTTACATGTGCACCCAGTGCGGAAAGAGTTTCACACGTAAAGAtacttttaataaacatttGAGATTTCACACTGGAGAGGAGACGTTCAAGTGCCAATACTGTAGGAGAAGTTACTCATGTAAACAAAGCCTACATTTGCACATGAGAAGTCATGCAACAGTGCATCCTTTCACCTGCCCTCAGTGTGGAAAAGGTTTCAAAACCCAAGAAACCTTAAATCGGCACATAAAAATTCACACCAGAGAGAAGCCGTTCACATGCCGTCAGTGCTTGCACATAAGTTATCCGTGTAAACTGTACCTTACTAGACACGTGAGATTTCATACGCCACCGTTCACCTGCCATCGGTGCGGGAGAAGTTTCACAGTGAAAAGATGTTTTGTTTGTCACATGCGAGGTCACAGTGAAGAGAAGCCATTCACATGCctacagtgtggaaagagttttacgAACAAagatgtttttaatatgcacATAAGAATACACAATAGAGACAAGGCGTTCACATGGCATCAAGGTGGAAAGAGTTTCATGTGCAAGACAACCTTTAAAACACACATATCTATTAACAGTAAAGTGTTTTGA